From Pandoraea vervacti, the proteins below share one genomic window:
- a CDS encoding TonB-dependent receptor domain-containing protein, protein MSRPMTQKPLQTAIALALASLGGTAHALTNDPAATGLSVAVDATHAATHVDQRANAHTNELTASTATPAPAWQLAQTVAPTAAESNSAPAATLPTTTVTAPAESLTSPSVDEQKANLFQTAGSVGFVDADSYQNTYAFNLRDVLKDSPGVFVQNRYGQELRLSIRGSGIARGYHVRGLEILQDGIPTNSADGSGDFYQIDPMGLRSTEIYKGGNGLTYGSTTLGGALNFVTPTAYTADAPNQFRVEGGSFGTVRASGQMSRIFGPLDALATVTLNRSDGYRDHAKGNYAQINANIGYKFSPRVETRFFFGAYIVDQKLPGTLSLFDALNNPTKAAASAVSGDQARNTRTERLGNLTTIRFDVGQLDIASWVIHKSLYHPIFQVIDQDGWTYGVAPRYTANLTLAGMRNDLIVGARFFGGNTKADQYVNVNGNRGAQTLDSRQSAYNYEAYFENRLFFLPTLGLMVGAKAYRDVRQYIDYGGLPGDANYRSTSAAYSGVNPKIGLIWEPRKDVQAFIDVTRSADVPDFTDLSQTFGATSRFVPLASQHAWTLEVGTRGKLDRVAWDLTAYRSLVRDQLLQYTTNPNVPASTFNANKTVLQGLEVGASVDLLKNVIATGDRVTVSQLWNYSDFRFQNDPQYGNNRIAGVPTHVLRTTLGYALTNRLQVSASLDWVPTGAWVDYANTMRVPAYTLIGLQASYQLERGVTFYVDARNLTDKRYVSDFSTVTDARTANTAVFYPGDGRSMFAGVRFAF, encoded by the coding sequence ATGTCACGTCCCATGACGCAGAAGCCGTTGCAAACGGCCATCGCGCTCGCCCTCGCCTCGCTGGGCGGTACCGCACACGCACTCACTAACGATCCGGCAGCCACCGGCTTGAGCGTTGCCGTCGACGCCACGCATGCAGCAACACACGTTGACCAGCGCGCCAACGCGCATACGAACGAACTGACAGCAAGCACGGCCACACCAGCACCGGCATGGCAACTGGCACAGACCGTCGCCCCCACAGCGGCAGAAAGCAACAGTGCGCCAGCGGCGACCCTGCCGACCACGACGGTCACCGCGCCGGCGGAATCACTGACCTCTCCGAGCGTAGACGAGCAGAAAGCCAACCTCTTCCAGACAGCGGGGTCGGTCGGTTTCGTCGATGCCGACTCGTATCAGAACACTTACGCGTTTAACTTGCGCGACGTGCTCAAGGACAGTCCCGGCGTCTTCGTTCAAAACCGATACGGCCAGGAGCTTCGCCTGTCGATTCGTGGTTCGGGCATTGCACGCGGCTATCACGTGCGCGGTCTGGAAATCTTGCAGGACGGCATTCCGACCAACTCGGCAGACGGTAGCGGCGATTTCTACCAGATCGACCCGATGGGCCTGCGCTCGACTGAAATCTACAAGGGAGGGAACGGCCTGACCTACGGTTCGACCACGCTGGGCGGCGCCTTGAATTTCGTGACGCCCACGGCCTACACGGCGGATGCCCCCAACCAGTTCCGTGTGGAAGGCGGCAGTTTCGGCACCGTACGCGCGAGCGGCCAGATGTCGCGCATCTTCGGCCCACTCGATGCGCTGGCAACCGTCACGCTCAATCGTTCCGACGGTTACCGCGATCACGCCAAGGGCAACTACGCCCAGATCAATGCGAACATCGGCTACAAATTCTCGCCACGCGTTGAAACGCGATTCTTCTTCGGCGCCTACATCGTCGATCAGAAACTGCCCGGTACGCTCTCGCTCTTCGACGCACTCAACAATCCCACGAAAGCCGCAGCCTCGGCCGTCTCGGGCGATCAGGCGCGCAATACGCGCACCGAGCGGCTGGGTAACCTGACGACCATCCGCTTCGATGTCGGCCAACTCGATATTGCGTCGTGGGTCATTCACAAGAGTCTCTATCACCCGATCTTTCAGGTCATCGATCAGGACGGTTGGACCTACGGCGTCGCGCCGCGATACACGGCAAACCTGACACTTGCGGGCATGCGCAATGACCTGATCGTCGGGGCGCGCTTCTTCGGCGGCAATACCAAGGCCGATCAATATGTCAACGTGAACGGCAACCGTGGCGCGCAAACGCTCGACTCCCGCCAGAGCGCGTACAACTACGAAGCGTATTTCGAGAACCGCCTCTTCTTCCTCCCGACACTGGGGTTGATGGTCGGCGCAAAGGCCTATCGCGACGTGCGTCAGTACATCGACTACGGCGGCCTGCCCGGCGACGCCAACTATCGCTCGACGAGCGCGGCTTACTCGGGCGTGAATCCGAAGATCGGTCTCATCTGGGAACCGCGCAAAGACGTGCAGGCGTTCATCGATGTCACGCGCAGTGCCGATGTTCCCGACTTCACCGACCTGTCGCAAACCTTCGGCGCGACGTCCCGCTTCGTGCCGCTCGCGTCGCAGCATGCCTGGACTCTCGAAGTCGGCACCCGTGGCAAGCTCGATCGCGTGGCGTGGGACCTTACGGCTTACCGTTCGCTCGTGCGCGATCAGTTGCTGCAATACACGACGAATCCCAATGTGCCTGCGTCCACTTTCAATGCGAACAAGACGGTGCTGCAAGGTCTTGAAGTTGGCGCTTCGGTCGATTTGTTAAAGAACGTGATAGCAACGGGCGATCGGGTGACGGTCTCGCAGCTCTGGAACTACAGCGACTTCCGCTTCCAGAACGACCCGCAATACGGAAACAATCGTATTGCCGGCGTGCCGACGCACGTTCTGCGCACGACGCTTGGCTATGCGTTGACGAATCGCTTGCAAGTCTCGGCATCGCTCGACTGGGTGCCTACCGGCGCGTGGGTCGACTATGCGAACACGATGCGCGTGCCTGCGTATACGCTCATCGGTTTGCAGGCGTCGTACCAGCTTGAGCGCGGCGTCACGTTTTACGTCGACGCACGTAACCTGACCGACAAGCGCTATGTCTCCGACTTCAGCACGGTGACGGACGCCAGAACCGCAAACACCGCCGTGTTTTACCCCGGTGACGGGCGCAGCATGTTCGCTGGCGTGCGATTTGCGTTCTGA
- a CDS encoding OmpW family outer membrane protein, which translates to MKPAFGAAAIAAALITGAALCSASANAQNASQMSDNAASDTPQTARTFGFIKDSSQGIYAGDILARVRAIGIMPDSHASGNVLPTLGVTVNNAIVPELDFTYMILDNVGVELILGMSRHQLTSRLGHLGGVNVLPPTLLLQYHFNHAGKIRPYVGAGINYTRFWNSNLNAGGTPIEIKNHSVGPALQAGVDIQMTKTLFFNVDIKKIWMKTDTSLAGTDLGTLHIDPLIVGVGVGMKF; encoded by the coding sequence ATGAAGCCCGCCTTCGGCGCCGCGGCCATCGCAGCCGCATTGATTACCGGCGCCGCCTTGTGCAGCGCATCCGCCAACGCACAAAACGCCTCGCAAATGTCCGACAACGCGGCGTCCGACACGCCTCAGACAGCCAGGACCTTCGGCTTCATCAAGGACAGCTCACAGGGCATCTACGCCGGGGACATCCTGGCGCGCGTACGTGCCATCGGCATCATGCCGGACTCTCATGCGAGCGGTAATGTGTTGCCCACGCTCGGTGTCACGGTCAACAACGCCATCGTTCCCGAGCTCGATTTCACGTACATGATTCTGGACAACGTGGGCGTCGAGCTGATTCTCGGGATGTCGCGTCATCAACTGACCTCCCGCCTCGGGCATCTGGGCGGCGTGAACGTGCTGCCGCCCACGTTACTGTTGCAATACCACTTCAACCACGCAGGCAAAATCCGTCCGTACGTGGGTGCGGGTATCAACTACACCCGGTTCTGGAACAGCAATCTCAACGCAGGCGGCACGCCCATCGAGATCAAGAACCACAGCGTCGGTCCGGCACTGCAAGCAGGCGTGGACATTCAGATGACGAAAACTCTGTTCTTCAACGTCGACATCAAGAAAATCTGGATGAAGACGGATACCTCGCTGGCCGGCACGGATCTCGGAACCCTGCACATCGATCCCTTGATCGTCGGTGTCGGCGTGGGTATGAAGTTCTGA
- a CDS encoding winged helix-turn-helix transcriptional regulator, with product MSKREPFVFEETCVPRRVLELFSVKWTSMVLYALQCGTTRTGELQRRLPGISKKMLTQTLRELERDGLIHREVYAVVPPKVEYSLTPLGELFIEPIEMLYRWGNQHADVLAQLSLRRGKPSQDGVPGGDTATDYDTDCDTDGDAAANVKHAA from the coding sequence ATGAGCAAACGCGAACCCTTCGTCTTCGAGGAAACCTGCGTGCCGCGTCGTGTGCTGGAGCTCTTCAGCGTGAAGTGGACGAGCATGGTGCTCTACGCCCTGCAGTGCGGTACCACGCGCACCGGCGAATTACAGCGCCGTCTGCCCGGCATTTCGAAAAAGATGCTCACCCAGACGCTGCGCGAACTTGAACGCGATGGCCTGATTCACCGTGAGGTCTATGCGGTCGTGCCCCCCAAGGTCGAGTACTCGCTCACCCCGCTGGGCGAGTTGTTCATCGAGCCGATCGAAATGCTGTACCGCTGGGGCAATCAGCACGCCGACGTACTGGCGCAACTCAGCTTGCGTCGCGGCAAACCGTCGCAGGACGGCGTGCCTGGCGGGGATACCGCCACCGATTACGACACAGACTGCGATACAGACGGCGACGCCGCTGCCAACGTCAAGCACGCTGCCTGA
- a CDS encoding LLM class flavin-dependent oxidoreductase, producing MSSLSKTAISMLDLVPVRAGGTVAEALKQSTELAQHVERLGFTRFWLAEHHNMDGIASSATSLLIGHIADKTSRIRVGSGGVMLPNHPPLVIAEQFGTLAALYPGRIDLGLGRAPGADQATMRALRRDRLGNGDDFPEQVAELRALLAPAQPGQRLVATPGAGSDIPVWLLGSSLYSAQLAAHLGLPYAFASHFAPRFLFDAIRIYRELFRPSAVLDKPYVMVGAPVIAAPTDEEAAFLATSSQQKILALMRGQSLKLQPPVSDMDERWDPAEQHSVEAFLGVAVVGGPERVKAGLSDLVERTQADELMLVSDIYDPALRLRSCDIVAAVCRG from the coding sequence ATGAGCAGTTTGTCGAAAACCGCCATCTCGATGCTGGATCTGGTGCCGGTGCGCGCAGGTGGCACGGTGGCGGAAGCCCTGAAGCAGTCCACGGAGCTGGCGCAGCACGTCGAACGGCTCGGTTTCACACGTTTCTGGCTGGCGGAACACCACAACATGGACGGCATCGCCAGTTCAGCCACCTCGCTGCTGATCGGGCATATCGCCGACAAGACGTCGCGCATTCGTGTCGGTTCGGGCGGCGTGATGCTGCCGAATCACCCGCCGCTGGTCATTGCCGAGCAATTCGGTACGCTCGCGGCGTTGTATCCGGGGCGCATCGACCTCGGGCTTGGCCGCGCGCCAGGGGCCGATCAGGCGACGATGCGTGCGTTGCGCCGTGACCGGCTGGGCAATGGCGACGATTTTCCCGAACAGGTGGCCGAGTTGCGGGCATTGCTCGCGCCCGCGCAACCGGGCCAACGGCTCGTTGCGACGCCGGGGGCGGGGAGCGACATTCCAGTGTGGTTGCTGGGCTCATCGCTGTACTCGGCGCAACTCGCCGCGCATCTCGGTCTGCCGTACGCATTTGCGTCCCACTTCGCGCCTCGCTTCCTGTTCGACGCGATTCGCATCTACCGCGAGCTATTCCGTCCTTCGGCTGTGCTCGATAAACCATACGTGATGGTGGGTGCGCCGGTCATCGCGGCGCCGACCGATGAAGAGGCCGCATTCCTTGCAACGTCGTCGCAGCAGAAGATTCTCGCGCTCATGCGCGGGCAAAGCCTGAAGCTGCAACCGCCGGTGAGCGATATGGACGAACGCTGGGATCCGGCCGAGCAGCATTCGGTGGAAGCGTTCCTCGGCGTGGCCGTGGTCGGCGGACCGGAGCGGGTCAAGGCGGGGTTGTCGGATCTGGTCGAGCGCACGCAGGCCGACGAACTGATGTTGGTCTCCGACATCTACGATCCGGCGCTGCGCCTGCGCTCTTGCGACATCGTGGCGGCGGTCTGCCGGGGTTGA
- a CDS encoding cytochrome b translates to MAKAIKFHSLGSSLSPIERYAPPAIFFHWAVALLVVIAYAAVITKGYLPKGSAPRALSMTIHEWAGIAVLILAVPRLLWRLIKGAPGALPGQGWLVRFGSSVVHLLLYVFLFAQPVLGYLTLNAGGHVLTIPGLDIALPQFIGKDDEVLGSIKDIHETLGSAFYWVIGLHALAALWHHYFRRDDTLRRIV, encoded by the coding sequence ATGGCCAAAGCGATCAAGTTCCATTCACTCGGCTCGTCGCTCTCGCCGATCGAGCGCTATGCACCACCGGCGATCTTTTTCCACTGGGCCGTCGCCTTGCTGGTCGTGATCGCGTATGCGGCCGTGATTACGAAGGGATATCTGCCGAAGGGGAGTGCGCCACGGGCGCTGTCCATGACCATTCACGAGTGGGCTGGCATTGCGGTGCTGATTCTGGCCGTCCCGCGCTTGTTGTGGCGACTGATCAAGGGGGCGCCGGGGGCATTACCCGGTCAGGGATGGCTCGTGCGTTTCGGTTCGTCGGTCGTGCACTTGCTGCTGTACGTATTTCTCTTTGCGCAGCCGGTGCTGGGGTATCTCACGCTCAACGCCGGCGGACATGTGCTGACGATTCCGGGGCTCGACATCGCGCTCCCGCAGTTCATCGGAAAGGATGACGAGGTGCTCGGGTCGATCAAGGACATCCACGAAACGCTGGGAAGCGCGTTTTACTGGGTCATTGGGCTGCATGCGCTGGCTGCCCTGTGGCACCACTACTTCCGTCGCGACGACACGCTGCGTCGCATCGTTTGA
- a CDS encoding NAD(P)/FAD-dependent oxidoreductase: MSDSRPVVVIGGGLVGVCTAAYLQRAGRAVTLVDRQSARQAASLGNAGCINGSSVVPIAMPGVLWQVPGWLMQPDGPLVLRWGYLPRMVPWLMRFIAASQPARVAAQARALRALLGPALDAYQPLLDDAGANDLVTRRGYLIAYSSERGMAGDEGGMALRRENGVHIETLDAGALREFEPTLSRDFIGARYISETGHTSDPGALLARLTAQVVARGGRVVDAAATAIETNGAQAVAVHTDKGREAASAVVVAAGAWSAPFVRQLGDNLVFDTERGYHVEIAAPDEMPSRPVMWAEGKLFATPMDGRLRGAGTVELAGLQAPPNWRRADLLIRQLHKMFPGAVQGAKATQSVDGARWQGFRPSTPDSLPVLGAASKVPNAFYAFGHGHVGLTAAASTGRIIAGLVSGDRPAIDLSPFSIGRYR; this comes from the coding sequence ATGAGCGATTCACGTCCCGTCGTCGTTATCGGGGGCGGTTTGGTCGGTGTGTGTACCGCCGCCTATCTTCAGCGTGCCGGGCGCGCCGTTACTCTCGTGGACCGGCAATCGGCGCGACAGGCCGCGTCATTGGGGAACGCCGGGTGCATCAACGGCTCGTCGGTCGTTCCCATCGCCATGCCCGGCGTGCTCTGGCAGGTGCCGGGATGGCTTATGCAACCGGACGGGCCGCTGGTGCTGCGTTGGGGCTATCTTCCGCGCATGGTGCCGTGGCTCATGCGTTTCATTGCCGCGAGCCAGCCCGCACGCGTTGCTGCGCAGGCTCGGGCATTGCGGGCGCTGCTCGGCCCGGCGCTCGATGCTTACCAGCCGCTGCTCGACGATGCCGGGGCGAACGATCTGGTCACGCGCCGCGGTTATCTCATTGCGTATTCGAGTGAGCGCGGCATGGCGGGCGATGAAGGTGGCATGGCGCTGCGTCGGGAGAATGGCGTGCACATCGAGACCCTGGATGCCGGCGCGCTGCGTGAGTTCGAACCCACGCTCTCGCGCGACTTCATCGGCGCGCGGTACATCAGCGAGACGGGGCACACGTCGGACCCGGGCGCACTGCTGGCGCGTCTGACGGCGCAGGTTGTCGCGCGGGGGGGACGTGTCGTCGATGCTGCCGCCACGGCAATCGAGACCAATGGCGCGCAGGCCGTCGCCGTGCATACCGACAAGGGACGCGAAGCCGCCAGCGCCGTCGTTGTCGCCGCAGGCGCCTGGTCCGCACCATTCGTACGGCAGTTGGGCGACAACCTCGTGTTCGATACCGAACGTGGCTACCACGTGGAAATTGCGGCGCCCGACGAGATGCCTTCACGTCCTGTGATGTGGGCCGAAGGCAAGTTGTTCGCCACGCCGATGGATGGCCGGCTTCGCGGCGCGGGCACGGTTGAGCTCGCAGGTCTGCAAGCGCCGCCGAACTGGCGACGTGCCGATCTGCTGATCAGACAATTGCACAAGATGTTTCCGGGCGCGGTGCAAGGGGCCAAGGCCACGCAGTCGGTCGATGGGGCGCGCTGGCAAGGATTCCGACCGAGTACGCCCGACTCGTTGCCCGTGCTCGGCGCCGCGTCGAAAGTGCCGAATGCGTTCTACGCATTCGGGCACGGCCACGTGGGTCTGACGGCCGCCGCATCGACCGGGCGCATTATCGCCGGGCTCGTCAGCGGTGACCGGCCAGCGATCGATCTCTCCCCGTTCTCCATCGGCCGATATCGTTGA
- a CDS encoding aldo/keto reductase, which translates to MRKIAFPQGDTVPVLGQGTWMMGEKPERRREEIAALRLGVSLGMTLVDTAEMYGEGATESLVGEALDGLRDDVFLVSKVYPHNASKRGVVAACERSLSRLRTDHIDLYLLHWRGDVPLEDTIAGFEALIDAGKIRQWGVSNFDTDDMKELFDAPGGDACATDQVLFNLSRRGPEYDLAPWLAARKLPMMAYSPIEQGRLPTSGVLGEMARKRHVEPLQIALAWVMSRPGVIAIPKAGSEAHVRANRAAHDIELTSEELALLDHHFEAPSRKRPLEMI; encoded by the coding sequence ATGCGAAAGATTGCTTTCCCTCAGGGCGACACGGTGCCGGTGCTGGGTCAGGGCACGTGGATGATGGGTGAGAAGCCCGAGCGGCGTCGCGAGGAAATCGCTGCGTTGCGGCTCGGCGTGTCGCTGGGCATGACACTGGTCGATACCGCCGAGATGTACGGCGAAGGTGCGACGGAGAGTCTCGTGGGCGAAGCGCTCGACGGCCTGCGAGACGACGTGTTCCTCGTGAGCAAGGTCTATCCGCACAATGCCTCGAAGCGCGGCGTCGTTGCCGCATGCGAACGAAGCCTCTCTCGCTTGCGCACCGACCACATCGACCTGTATCTGCTGCACTGGCGAGGCGATGTCCCGCTCGAGGACACGATTGCGGGTTTCGAAGCCTTGATCGACGCAGGCAAGATTCGTCAGTGGGGCGTGAGCAACTTCGATACGGACGACATGAAGGAACTGTTCGACGCACCCGGTGGCGACGCATGCGCCACCGATCAGGTGCTGTTCAATTTGTCTCGACGCGGTCCCGAATACGATCTGGCGCCGTGGCTTGCTGCGCGCAAACTTCCGATGATGGCTTACTCGCCCATCGAGCAAGGCCGGTTGCCGACAAGCGGCGTTCTGGGTGAGATGGCGCGCAAACGTCATGTTGAGCCATTGCAGATCGCGCTCGCCTGGGTCATGAGCCGACCCGGCGTCATCGCCATTCCGAAGGCCGGGTCCGAGGCGCATGTGCGCGCCAATCGCGCGGCGCACGACATCGAACTGACGTCCGAAGAACTCGCGCTGCTGGACCACCACTTTGAAGCGCCATCACGCAAGCGTCCGCTGGAAATGATTTGA
- a CDS encoding patatin-like phospholipase family protein has protein sequence MQGGGAHGAFTWGVLDRLLEAISHDTDNAPFHIEGISGTSAGAMNAAVLATGYARGGPDAARGALEQFWRDVAHAGRFSPLRRTPLDIVLGRWSLDNSPFFMFFDLAARVVSPYDLAPLEFNPLRRLLDDHIDFDGIANATAPSDIQLFITATNVRTGRGRVFRNAEITPDVLLASACLPMLYRAIDIDGEPYWDGGYAGNPSITPLVRETVSCDTILVQVNPVERNEVPRSAREILNRVNEVSFNATLLKELRMIAVLRQVVDAGSEEGKRWAQMRMHRIASDMMTSLGYSSKLSAEWDFLVMLRDEGRRCADAFLRAHGADLGRRSSLDFDPLQEAP, from the coding sequence TTGCAGGGCGGCGGCGCGCACGGCGCGTTCACCTGGGGTGTTCTCGATCGCCTGCTCGAGGCGATCTCGCACGACACCGACAATGCACCGTTTCACATCGAGGGCATCTCCGGCACGTCTGCCGGGGCCATGAATGCGGCGGTGCTGGCGACCGGCTATGCCCGAGGCGGCCCCGACGCCGCGCGCGGCGCACTCGAACAGTTCTGGCGAGACGTGGCGCACGCCGGACGCTTCAGTCCGTTGCGCCGCACGCCGCTCGACATCGTGCTCGGGCGCTGGTCGCTCGACAATTCGCCCTTCTTCATGTTCTTCGATCTGGCCGCACGCGTCGTGTCGCCCTACGATCTCGCGCCCCTCGAATTCAATCCGCTACGTCGACTGCTCGACGATCACATCGATTTCGACGGCATCGCCAACGCCACCGCACCGAGCGACATCCAGCTGTTTATCACGGCGACGAACGTGCGCACCGGCCGCGGCCGGGTCTTTCGCAACGCCGAGATAACCCCGGATGTCCTGCTCGCCTCCGCCTGTCTGCCCATGCTCTACCGCGCCATCGACATCGATGGCGAACCCTACTGGGACGGCGGCTACGCGGGGAATCCGTCAATCACGCCGCTGGTGCGCGAGACGGTGTCTTGCGACACCATCCTCGTCCAGGTGAATCCGGTCGAGCGGAACGAAGTGCCGCGCTCGGCGCGCGAGATTCTGAACCGCGTCAACGAGGTATCGTTCAACGCCACGCTGCTCAAGGAACTGCGGATGATCGCGGTGTTGCGTCAGGTCGTGGACGCCGGAAGCGAAGAAGGCAAACGCTGGGCGCAGATGCGCATGCACCGGATCGCGAGCGACATGATGACGTCGCTCGGCTACTCGTCGAAGCTCTCGGCCGAATGGGATTTCCTTGTGATGCTGCGTGATGAGGGACGCCGCTGCGCGGATGCCTTCCTGCGCGCGCACGGCGCGGACCTCGGTCGCCGTTCGTCGCTCGATTTCGATCCGTTGCAGGAGGCCCCCTGA
- a CDS encoding DUF2946 family protein, with product MRKLRQHRVAIGIALLAILLAALMPAIAQWRAATQQDPFAVYCTVQGAQAALGANTAPRAQALREPAHDGHSGHDDAQAPPAHAQPAGLQSSHGGSDHSLASADHWEKCGYCALWAHQPLVTTDFHTPPPASQGGIDVAPRALVSYFPRARFSDALARAPPSLSA from the coding sequence ATGCGCAAGCTCCGTCAGCATCGCGTCGCCATCGGGATCGCCTTGCTTGCGATCCTGCTGGCCGCGCTTATGCCGGCGATTGCGCAATGGCGGGCTGCCACGCAGCAGGACCCGTTCGCGGTCTACTGCACCGTGCAAGGCGCGCAAGCCGCGCTCGGTGCGAATACCGCCCCGCGTGCGCAGGCATTGCGCGAACCGGCCCATGACGGCCACAGCGGACACGACGACGCGCAGGCGCCCCCCGCGCATGCGCAGCCCGCAGGTCTGCAAAGCAGCCATGGCGGCAGCGATCATTCGCTAGCCTCTGCGGATCATTGGGAGAAGTGCGGTTACTGTGCGCTGTGGGCGCACCAGCCGCTCGTCACCACCGATTTCCATACTCCCCCGCCCGCCTCGCAAGGCGGTATCGACGTCGCTCCCCGGGCGTTGGTGTCTTATTTCCCGCGCGCCCGATTCTCCGACGCCCTGGCGCGCGCGCCGCCGTCTCTTTCCGCCTGA